The proteins below are encoded in one region of Nitrospira sp. CR1.1:
- the tssI gene encoding type VI secretion system tip protein VgrG, with product MPHTQETRLIGIETPLGKDILLLRGFSGQEGISRLSNFDLDLLSHDPDIKFEDIIGKRVTLRVTLGSDKKRYFNGFISRFMQTGSDRGLANYRATMVPWLWFLTRTSDCRIFQKKTIPDIIEQIFKDLGFTDYKLQLQGSFEPRDYCVQYRETDFNFVSRLMEQYGLLYFFEHEKGKHTLVIANDPSAHQSCPEQKEAKWEAQGSGALAEDVITSWQWEQTLRPGKYAVTDYNFETPSTSLDAEMKTTIEVGGNSKFEIYDYPGEYTKKKEGDTIAKLRMEEEETQYFVVSGTSSCRAFTSGYRFDLKDYVRKDMNRAYLLTNVHHVATVGSTYTTTTVGKDESAYTNSFTCIPHKVPFRPPQATPKPIIQGVQTAVVVGKAGEEIWTDNYGRVKVQFHWDREGKYDENSSCWTRVSQNWAGKQWGTMFLPRIGQEVIVEFIEGDPDRPIITGRVYNAEQMPPYPLPGEQTKSTIKSNSSKGGGGSNELRFEDKKGGEEIYLHGQKDWTIAIENDKNQTVGHDETLSVGNNRTKTVGVDQSETIGSNKTIQVGTNHTEAIGANKTMTVGGNHTETISGAEAITIGMASAHTIALARALSIGGAYQVTVGAAMNETIGAAKAEEIGAVKSVNVGGNSSENVGANKSVDAASNISEKAGKDISMSAGKNFSASAGDNMSETAGKDVTIKAGKKMLLDAGDEITIQTGSARIQMKKNGDIVIEGKKISVTASGDIVMKGQKILQN from the coding sequence ATGCCGCACACGCAAGAGACCAGGCTGATTGGAATCGAGACACCGCTTGGGAAGGACATCCTGCTCCTCAGAGGGTTTTCCGGGCAGGAGGGCATCTCGCGTCTCTCGAATTTCGATCTGGACCTGCTCTCGCACGATCCCGATATCAAGTTCGAGGATATCATCGGCAAGCGTGTCACGCTCCGGGTCACCCTCGGCTCGGACAAGAAGCGATACTTCAACGGGTTCATCAGCCGCTTCATGCAGACCGGGAGTGACCGGGGGCTGGCCAACTATCGGGCGACCATGGTGCCCTGGCTCTGGTTCCTCACGCGGACCTCGGACTGTCGAATCTTTCAGAAGAAAACCATTCCGGATATCATCGAGCAAATTTTTAAAGACCTAGGGTTCACGGATTATAAGCTGCAGTTGCAAGGCAGCTTCGAACCGCGCGACTACTGTGTCCAGTATCGCGAAACCGATTTCAATTTCGTGTCGCGTCTGATGGAACAGTACGGCCTGTTGTATTTCTTTGAGCACGAAAAGGGTAAACACACATTGGTCATTGCCAACGACCCGTCAGCGCACCAGTCCTGCCCCGAGCAGAAGGAAGCCAAATGGGAAGCGCAGGGCAGCGGTGCGCTGGCGGAAGATGTCATTACGAGTTGGCAATGGGAACAGACGCTCCGGCCGGGCAAGTACGCCGTCACCGACTATAATTTCGAGACTCCGAGCACCAGCCTCGATGCGGAAATGAAAACGACGATCGAAGTAGGGGGGAACAGCAAATTCGAGATCTATGACTACCCCGGAGAATACACGAAGAAAAAAGAAGGGGATACGATCGCCAAGCTCCGTATGGAAGAGGAGGAGACGCAGTACTTCGTGGTGAGCGGCACCAGCTCCTGCCGGGCGTTTACGTCCGGCTATCGCTTCGACTTGAAAGACTATGTGCGCAAAGACATGAATCGGGCCTACCTGTTAACCAATGTTCACCATGTCGCCACGGTTGGTAGTACCTATACGACCACCACGGTGGGCAAAGACGAATCGGCCTATACCAATTCCTTCACCTGCATTCCCCACAAGGTCCCTTTCCGACCGCCGCAGGCCACACCCAAGCCGATTATCCAGGGAGTGCAAACGGCGGTCGTCGTGGGAAAGGCGGGCGAGGAGATCTGGACGGATAACTACGGACGAGTGAAAGTCCAATTCCACTGGGATCGGGAAGGGAAGTACGACGAGAACAGCTCCTGCTGGACTCGCGTGTCCCAGAACTGGGCAGGCAAGCAATGGGGGACCATGTTCCTTCCGCGTATCGGCCAGGAAGTCATCGTGGAATTTATCGAAGGCGATCCCGACCGGCCGATCATCACGGGACGAGTCTACAACGCGGAGCAAATGCCGCCCTATCCGCTGCCGGGCGAACAGACCAAAAGCACGATTAAGTCGAACAGTTCCAAAGGCGGCGGTGGTTCCAATGAACTGCGCTTTGAAGATAAAAAGGGTGGCGAAGAGATCTATCTACATGGGCAGAAGGATTGGACCATTGCCATCGAGAACGATAAGAACCAGACAGTTGGTCATGACGAAACATTGAGCGTTGGCAACAACCGCACGAAGACAGTCGGTGTGGATCAAAGCGAAACCATCGGCTCCAATAAGACCATCCAGGTTGGCACGAACCACACGGAGGCGATTGGTGCGAACAAGACGATGACCGTGGGAGGCAACCATACCGAAACGATCAGCGGTGCCGAAGCCATTACCATTGGGATGGCCTCGGCCCATACCATTGCATTGGCTCGTGCCTTGTCCATCGGGGGCGCCTATCAGGTGACGGTCGGCGCGGCCATGAACGAGACCATCGGCGCAGCCAAGGCGGAAGAGATCGGGGCAGTCAAATCCGTCAACGTCGGTGGCAACAGCAGCGAGAATGTGGGAGCCAACAAGTCTGTCGATGCAGCGAGCAATATCTCGGAGAAGGCGGGGAAAGATATTTCGATGAGCGCCGGAAAGAACTTTTCGGCTAGTGCTGGGGACAACATGTCCGAGACTGCGGGCAAAGACGTCACCATCAAGGCCGGCAAGAAAATGCTGCTTGATGCGGGAGATGAAATCACGATTCAGACGGGGAGTGCCAGAATCCAGATGAAGAAGAATGGCGACATCGTGATTGAGGGCAAGAAGATTTCAGTGACGGCCTCCGGCGACATCGTCATGAAGGGCCAAAAGATCCTGCAGAACTAG
- a CDS encoding DUF2169 domain-containing protein: MELLNATKMQAGYTMGMGPDGRESLVIVVKGTFRLPEKGSQEPVLADEQVPLVMADTFAGDPGFSAPIYESEFPPRKPKCDILLNGSAYAPGGRPTKRVLVSLQIGNWRKSFAVVGNRVWKKGLFGVSATKPEPFTVMPISYGNAFGGTDTSHEKPEKHKFVLANPVGRGFHHRLSSKLVKGMPLPNTEEEGRPVKKPGGAYRPMAFGPVGRNWDPRYKLAGTYDQNWIDNTFPFLPPDFQEAYYQAAPIDQQLPYLRGGEPVTLTNLTPEGTTRFAIPMIDMPVVFFPRKGEKQETQGAIDTLIIEPDKRQLMLTWRQSYPLRRNMFDVVQVVVGVMPRGWYRARELGKTYYPSLGALVAARSAGYNDAEDE; this comes from the coding sequence ATGGAACTGCTCAACGCCACTAAGATGCAGGCCGGGTATACCATGGGGATGGGGCCAGATGGGCGAGAGTCTCTGGTGATCGTGGTGAAGGGGACATTCCGGCTTCCAGAAAAGGGCAGTCAGGAACCGGTCCTCGCTGACGAACAAGTTCCCCTCGTCATGGCCGACACCTTCGCCGGAGACCCTGGGTTTTCTGCACCGATTTACGAGAGCGAATTTCCTCCAAGAAAACCTAAGTGTGACATCCTCTTGAACGGGAGTGCCTATGCCCCTGGTGGTCGGCCAACAAAGCGTGTGTTGGTCTCGCTGCAGATAGGGAATTGGCGCAAGTCCTTTGCGGTGGTGGGAAATAGGGTTTGGAAGAAGGGCTTGTTCGGCGTTTCAGCCACGAAGCCGGAGCCCTTTACCGTCATGCCGATTTCGTATGGAAACGCATTCGGGGGGACTGATACGTCGCATGAGAAGCCTGAGAAGCACAAATTTGTTCTTGCCAATCCTGTTGGGCGCGGGTTCCATCATCGTCTAAGCTCGAAGCTGGTCAAGGGCATGCCGCTGCCGAATACCGAAGAAGAAGGCCGTCCAGTGAAGAAGCCTGGCGGAGCCTATCGCCCGATGGCCTTTGGGCCGGTGGGACGCAATTGGGACCCACGGTACAAACTCGCCGGCACCTATGATCAGAACTGGATCGACAATACGTTTCCCTTCCTGCCGCCAGATTTCCAAGAGGCCTACTATCAGGCGGCACCGATAGATCAACAGCTTCCCTATCTGCGTGGGGGAGAACCGGTGACACTCACGAATCTCACGCCGGAAGGCACAACACGATTCGCCATTCCGATGATTGACATGCCGGTCGTCTTTTTCCCGAGAAAAGGCGAGAAGCAAGAAACGCAGGGTGCAATCGATACGCTCATTATCGAGCCAGACAAGCGGCAGCTCATGCTGACCTGGCGGCAGTCCTATCCGCTGAGACGAAACATGTTTGACGTCGTGCAGGTGGTGGTCGGAGTGATGCCGAGGGGCTGGTATCGGGCTCGAGAATTGGGGAAGACCTATTATCCTTCGCTGGGTGCTCTGGTGGCAGCCAGAAGTGCAGGGTATAACGACGCCGAAGACGAATAG
- a CDS encoding BrnT family toxin — protein sequence MLGAVEFEWDLEKEVQNIRKHRVSFTEAVESFLDPYGVQLTDIKHSVQEKRLYWVGRVSTGRILTTRCTKRGNKIRIIGSAEWRKFRRFYHETTQSQPPED from the coding sequence ATGCTCGGCGCGGTGGAATTCGAATGGGACCTCGAAAAAGAAGTCCAGAACATTCGGAAGCACAGAGTAAGTTTTACGGAGGCCGTCGAATCGTTCTTGGACCCTTACGGCGTTCAATTGACCGATATCAAACATTCGGTGCAGGAAAAGCGATTGTACTGGGTTGGACGCGTCTCCACGGGCCGCATTCTCACAACTCGGTGTACCAAGCGCGGTAATAAAATCCGTATCATCGGCTCCGCCGAATGGAGAAAGTTTCGGAGGTTTTACCATGAAACAACCCAATCTCAGCCACCTGAAGATTGA
- a CDS encoding Txe/YoeB family addiction module toxin produces MKWQLVYTKQAQRDAKKLTASGLRSKAESLLATVTVNPFKNPPPYEKLVGDLQGAYSRRINIQHRLVYQVIEKEHTVKILRMWTHYE; encoded by the coding sequence GTGAAATGGCAGCTGGTCTATACCAAGCAAGCCCAACGCGATGCCAAGAAGTTAACCGCCAGCGGACTCCGAAGTAAGGCGGAATCGCTCCTCGCCACAGTGACCGTCAATCCCTTCAAAAATCCACCTCCCTATGAGAAGCTGGTCGGCGATCTCCAAGGAGCCTATTCTCGCCGCATCAACATCCAACATCGACTCGTCTATCAAGTGATTGAAAAGGAGCACACAGTGAAAATCCTTCGAATGTGGACGCATTACGAATAG
- a CDS encoding DUF4259 domain-containing protein — translation MSIWGHKPSQNDDASDWLNEFLEAPSLDLLEEALLEVANPAHVGYIEIPEGGIAIVAAEVLAQILGAHAEDPTLKPDEVLPLVDLVEDVEPLVVKRLVDQALVAVQRVMHDAEHSEMRQVYDEDESGAEEWLEETQALVTRLQSVRPQIEGLG, via the coding sequence ATGAGTATCTGGGGACATAAACCGAGCCAAAACGATGATGCGAGTGACTGGTTGAACGAGTTTCTCGAAGCCCCGAGTCTTGATCTCTTAGAAGAGGCCTTGTTGGAGGTTGCGAATCCAGCGCATGTCGGGTACATCGAGATTCCAGAAGGAGGCATCGCCATCGTGGCTGCAGAGGTACTGGCTCAAATCCTTGGCGCACATGCAGAGGATCCGACCCTAAAGCCAGACGAGGTGTTACCCCTCGTGGATCTCGTAGAAGACGTAGAGCCGCTGGTCGTGAAGCGACTCGTCGATCAAGCACTGGTAGCGGTACAGCGTGTGATGCACGATGCAGAGCACTCGGAAATGCGCCAAGTGTACGACGAAGACGAGTCGGGCGCTGAGGAGTGGCTGGAAGAGACGCAGGCGCTAGTAACGCGTTTGCAATCTGTTAGGCCGCAGATCGAGGGGCTCGGCTGA
- the tssG gene encoding type VI secretion system baseplate subunit TssG, with the protein MAAQSRGADSHLKQELLEQGFRFDFFQAVRLLARIYPERQVVGDSASPSKEVVRFRAHQSLAFPPSAIAQVRQDHDERRPAEMTVAFMGLTGPQGVLPLYYTELMLERLQAKDQTLRDFFDTFNHRMISLFFRAWEKHHCAVGFEQWLLKGKEDRFARCLFAFAGLGTSGLRDRLTIDDRSVLRYVGLLGQRPRSAESLERCLKDYFEVPVRVKQFVGAWLNLEEADWTTIGVTGSNNLLGHSALAGTKIWDQQAGFKVELGPLEFEQFNRLLPSGRAYPTLVQLTKLFAGPELDFDVQLLLRADEVPATRLESTESYAPRLGWTTWLKTKQFERHADEVRFSGSTMTTQAATA; encoded by the coding sequence ATGGCCGCCCAGAGCAGGGGAGCAGATTCTCATCTAAAACAGGAACTTCTTGAGCAAGGCTTCCGCTTTGATTTTTTTCAGGCGGTCCGGCTGCTTGCTCGCATCTATCCTGAGCGGCAGGTGGTCGGCGACAGCGCAAGCCCCTCGAAGGAAGTCGTTCGCTTCCGTGCTCATCAATCCCTCGCCTTTCCTCCTAGCGCCATTGCTCAGGTACGCCAGGATCACGATGAGCGACGACCGGCTGAAATGACCGTGGCGTTCATGGGGCTGACCGGTCCTCAAGGAGTTCTCCCTCTCTATTACACAGAACTGATGTTGGAGCGGCTACAGGCCAAGGACCAGACGCTGCGTGATTTCTTCGACACGTTCAACCATCGGATGATCTCGCTGTTTTTTCGAGCCTGGGAAAAACATCATTGCGCGGTGGGGTTTGAACAGTGGCTGTTAAAAGGCAAAGAAGATCGCTTTGCCCGTTGTCTGTTCGCCTTCGCCGGACTCGGCACGAGCGGGCTGCGGGATCGATTAACCATCGACGATCGATCGGTTCTGCGCTATGTCGGCCTGCTGGGACAACGTCCGCGGTCCGCTGAATCCTTGGAGCGTTGCCTGAAAGACTATTTTGAGGTGCCGGTGCGCGTGAAACAATTCGTCGGAGCCTGGCTGAATTTGGAGGAAGCAGATTGGACCACGATTGGGGTGACGGGCAGCAACAATCTTCTGGGTCATTCCGCGCTGGCCGGAACCAAGATCTGGGATCAGCAGGCAGGGTTTAAGGTGGAGCTGGGCCCGTTGGAATTTGAACAGTTCAACAGATTGTTGCCCTCCGGCCGGGCCTATCCGACGCTTGTGCAGCTGACGAAGTTATTTGCCGGGCCGGAGCTGGATTTCGACGTGCAGCTCCTGTTGCGCGCCGACGAAGTGCCGGCTACAAGACTCGAGTCGACAGAGAGCTATGCCCCGAGACTGGGCTGGACGACGTGGTTGAAGACCAAACAGTTTGAGCGTCACGCGGACGAAGTCAGGTTCTCCGGTTCCACGATGACGACACAGGCTGCGACGGCGTAA
- a CDS encoding TIGR02270 family protein yields the protein MKFSGVISSIVSQHAEGAAFLWLLRVNATRQPHYALKDLAKLDDRIEAHLDGLRVAGEAGWELCKAALGNEENGEVFAASVMAFESGIEPRIQAVFEAVQKTPELSIGSISALGWMPFEQAAPHAQRLLAADSPLQRLVGLAAYAVHRQDPGPSLKDSLVSADLSLRGRALKAVGELGKANLLPLVKSNLSIEDINCRYWAAWSGALLGEPTAIPVLQRLAESGHAKREIACAMALRRMSVEEGQAWLKVLASRLETLRLAVQAAGVIGDPAQSSWLIQQMENAAIARVAGESFTYITGIDLAYDDLDTDKPEGFEAGPTENPEDENVDMDPDEDLPWPNPQLIEKWWFTHRVQFTNGTRYLCGQPMTVESLNQVLRTGKQRQRTAAAIELAMRQPGQPLFNTSAPGFRQQALLGLKG from the coding sequence TTGAAATTCTCCGGCGTGATCTCGTCCATCGTCTCTCAACATGCCGAGGGAGCGGCGTTCCTATGGCTGCTCCGAGTGAACGCCACCCGGCAGCCGCATTATGCGTTGAAGGATCTAGCCAAGCTCGATGACCGTATCGAGGCGCATCTCGATGGATTGCGGGTGGCAGGGGAGGCTGGGTGGGAGTTGTGCAAGGCTGCGCTGGGCAACGAGGAGAACGGTGAGGTCTTTGCTGCCTCGGTCATGGCGTTCGAGTCCGGCATCGAGCCGCGTATCCAGGCCGTCTTTGAAGCTGTTCAGAAGACCCCGGAGTTGAGCATTGGCTCGATCTCTGCCCTCGGATGGATGCCGTTCGAACAAGCAGCCCCTCATGCGCAGCGATTGCTGGCGGCTGACTCGCCTCTTCAACGGCTGGTCGGACTCGCTGCCTATGCGGTCCATCGTCAGGATCCAGGTCCTTCGCTGAAGGATAGTCTTGTCTCGGCAGACCTCTCACTGAGAGGGCGTGCGCTCAAAGCCGTGGGCGAACTCGGCAAGGCGAATCTCCTTCCCTTGGTCAAATCGAATCTGTCCATTGAGGACATCAACTGCCGCTATTGGGCGGCTTGGTCCGGGGCATTGTTAGGGGAGCCGACGGCGATTCCTGTGTTACAGCGGCTTGCCGAAAGCGGGCATGCCAAGCGTGAGATTGCCTGTGCGATGGCGCTTCGACGAATGTCGGTGGAAGAGGGGCAGGCATGGCTCAAGGTCTTAGCGAGCCGTCTAGAGACACTCCGTCTCGCTGTCCAGGCAGCCGGAGTCATTGGCGATCCGGCACAAAGTTCCTGGCTCATTCAACAGATGGAGAATGCTGCTATCGCTCGGGTGGCAGGTGAATCGTTCACCTACATCACCGGAATCGATCTTGCTTATGACGACTTGGATACCGATAAGCCGGAGGGTTTCGAAGCCGGGCCGACGGAGAATCCAGAAGATGAAAACGTCGACATGGATCCGGACGAAGACTTGCCTTGGCCCAATCCGCAGTTGATCGAAAAGTGGTGGTTCACCCATCGGGTCCAGTTCACGAACGGGACGCGTTATCTCTGTGGCCAGCCGATGACAGTTGAATCGCTCAACCAAGTCCTCCGAACCGGCAAGCAGCGCCAACGCACCGCCGCAGCTATCGAACTCGCCATGCGCCAACCAGGCCAGCCACTCTTCAACACTAGCGCCCCGGGCTTCCGCCAGCAGGCCCTATTAGGACTCAAGGGTTGA
- the tssH gene encoding type VI secretion system ATPase TssH: protein MNINLKGLIGKLDDTCRRALEGAAGLCLSRTHYDVDIEHLLSKLLEMSNTDIHKICHHYGIDHSRLARDLTRSLDQFKTGNARTPTLAPQVPRLINEAWSLASIEYGVNRVRSGHLMLALLVEADFARMMRELSPETQKISAEDLHRRLGEIVSGSAEDLEEVQTGGSEQPTTQGAPHASRTPALDQFTIDLTARAKQGQIDPVLGRDAEIRQVVDILTRRRQNNPILTGEAGVGKTAVVEGLALRIVTGDVPPPLQNVTLRVLDLALLQAGAGVKGEFENRLKSVINEVKASPKPIITFIDEAHTLIGAGGAAGQGDAANILKPALARGELRTIAATTWAEYKKYFEKDPALTRRFQVVKVEEPTESVAINMMRGLAGTLEEHHKVRLLDEAIEAAVRLSHRYISGRQLPDKAVSVLDTACARVALGQVAEPPALEDARRRISLINTEVDILEREAITGGSHQERLAELSREKAAEEQRLAELRTRWEQEKKLVGEIAGIRKKLEQHAVPPKTLDKPTEKAPDKATETPPAKAIEMLPAKLTAQEIETLQTDLARLNKELTVLQGEIPLLQPCVDGQAIAQVISAWTGIPIGRMVKDEINTVLTLKEHLEKRVVGQSHALDALSQRLRTARAKLEDPRRPIGVFMFVGPSGVGKTETGLALAELLFGSDQNITTLNMSEFKEEHKVSLLMGSPPGYVGYGEGGVLTEAVRRKPYSVILLDEMEKAHPGVQDIFYQVFDKGMMKDGEGRDIDFKNTVIIMTSNAGTDTFMKLCADPETRPDPEALADAIRPDLLKYFKPAFLGRLIVVPYYPISPDIMRRIIELQLSRVRSRIKENHRAVMSYDEALITAIADRCTEVESGARNVDHILTRTLLPELSTEFLSRMAAGELVNKVHISVESGGNFRYEVA, encoded by the coding sequence ATGAATATCAATTTGAAGGGACTCATCGGCAAGCTCGATGACACCTGTCGTCGCGCACTGGAGGGCGCGGCAGGGCTGTGTCTGAGCCGGACCCATTATGACGTGGACATCGAGCATCTTCTCAGCAAATTGCTTGAGATGTCGAATACGGATATCCACAAGATTTGCCATCACTATGGAATCGATCATTCGCGGTTGGCTAGGGACCTCACGCGATCGCTCGACCAGTTCAAGACGGGCAACGCCAGGACGCCGACCTTGGCGCCTCAAGTTCCGCGCCTCATCAATGAAGCCTGGTCATTGGCCTCCATTGAGTACGGAGTCAATCGTGTGCGATCCGGCCATCTGATGCTGGCCTTGCTCGTCGAAGCCGATTTTGCCCGCATGATGCGCGAGCTCTCGCCCGAAACGCAGAAGATCTCGGCCGAAGATCTACACCGCCGGCTAGGGGAGATCGTCTCTGGTTCTGCAGAGGATCTGGAAGAGGTCCAGACGGGAGGGAGCGAGCAGCCGACGACACAGGGGGCTCCTCATGCTTCCAGGACCCCGGCCCTTGATCAATTCACCATCGATCTGACAGCGAGGGCCAAACAAGGGCAGATCGATCCGGTGCTGGGGCGGGATGCCGAGATCAGGCAGGTCGTGGATATCTTGACGCGCCGACGGCAGAACAATCCCATTCTGACCGGGGAGGCCGGAGTGGGAAAGACCGCCGTCGTGGAAGGATTGGCGCTCAGAATCGTCACGGGCGATGTCCCCCCGCCGTTACAAAACGTCACCCTGCGGGTGCTCGACCTTGCGTTGCTCCAGGCCGGAGCGGGAGTCAAGGGAGAATTCGAAAATCGGCTCAAGTCGGTCATCAACGAAGTCAAAGCCTCACCGAAACCCATTATTACCTTTATCGATGAGGCGCACACCTTGATCGGGGCGGGTGGAGCAGCGGGTCAGGGCGATGCCGCCAACATTCTCAAGCCGGCGTTGGCCCGGGGAGAGCTGCGGACGATTGCTGCCACGACCTGGGCCGAATACAAGAAATATTTCGAGAAAGATCCGGCGCTCACCAGACGGTTTCAGGTGGTGAAGGTGGAAGAGCCGACCGAATCCGTCGCGATCAACATGATGCGAGGATTAGCCGGGACACTGGAAGAACATCACAAAGTGCGGTTGTTGGATGAGGCGATCGAGGCTGCGGTCAGGCTCTCTCATCGGTATATTTCCGGCCGACAACTGCCGGACAAAGCGGTCAGCGTGCTGGACACCGCCTGCGCCCGTGTGGCCCTGGGACAGGTTGCGGAGCCACCGGCGCTGGAAGACGCGCGCCGGCGAATCTCACTCATTAATACCGAGGTCGACATTCTGGAGCGGGAGGCCATCACGGGTGGAAGCCATCAGGAACGCCTGGCCGAATTGAGCAGAGAGAAAGCCGCAGAAGAACAGCGTCTGGCCGAGCTCCGGACCAGGTGGGAGCAGGAAAAGAAGCTGGTCGGAGAGATCGCAGGGATCCGGAAAAAGTTGGAACAGCATGCCGTGCCACCAAAAACGCTGGACAAGCCAACCGAGAAGGCTCCTGACAAGGCAACCGAAACGCCGCCCGCCAAGGCGATTGAAATGCTGCCCGCCAAGCTGACCGCTCAGGAAATCGAGACGCTGCAAACGGACTTGGCGAGGCTGAATAAAGAACTGACCGTACTCCAGGGAGAGATCCCGCTCCTCCAGCCCTGTGTGGACGGGCAGGCCATCGCCCAGGTGATTTCGGCCTGGACCGGCATTCCCATCGGACGTATGGTCAAAGATGAGATTAATACCGTGTTGACGCTCAAGGAGCATTTAGAAAAACGCGTGGTCGGACAATCTCATGCCCTGGATGCGCTGAGCCAACGCCTGCGAACGGCGCGTGCCAAACTGGAAGATCCTCGCCGTCCGATCGGAGTGTTCATGTTTGTCGGACCAAGCGGAGTGGGAAAGACCGAAACGGGGCTGGCCCTCGCCGAGTTGCTGTTCGGCAGCGACCAAAACATCACGACTCTGAATATGTCTGAGTTCAAGGAAGAGCACAAGGTCTCGCTGTTGATGGGGTCGCCTCCTGGCTACGTGGGTTATGGCGAGGGAGGGGTCTTGACGGAAGCGGTACGCCGAAAACCGTACAGCGTGATCCTGTTGGATGAGATGGAAAAAGCCCATCCCGGTGTGCAGGACATTTTCTATCAGGTATTTGACAAGGGCATGATGAAAGACGGCGAGGGGCGGGATATCGATTTCAAGAACACCGTCATCATCATGACCTCCAACGCCGGGACGGATACGTTTATGAAGCTCTGCGCCGATCCGGAGACCAGGCCTGATCCAGAGGCGTTAGCCGATGCCATTCGACCGGATCTCTTGAAATACTTCAAGCCGGCCTTTCTGGGACGACTCATTGTGGTGCCATATTATCCGATTTCTCCCGATATCATGCGGCGCATCATCGAATTGCAGCTCAGCCGGGTCCGCAGTCGCATCAAGGAGAACCATCGTGCGGTGATGTCCTACGATGAAGCCCTGATCACGGCGATTGCAGACCGCTGCACCGAAGTGGAGAGCGGCGCGCGGAACGTGGATCACATTCTGACGCGCACGTTGTTGCCGGAACTTTCGACGGAATTTCTTTCGCGGATGGCCGCAGGGGAATTGGTCAACAAGGTCCATATCTCGGTCGAGTCTGGCGGGAACTTCCGCTACGAGGTGGCGTGA
- a CDS encoding DUF4150 domain-containing protein → MSNNVFANGREVSCKKADGKSICEFPDVCFTPPESPATPPGVPIPYPNTAFSKDTTSGSKTVKISGQEVMLKNESYFKTSTGDEAGCAAKKGIISSTNKGKVYFISWSMDVKFEGKNVVRHLDMTTHNHGSPMATGAAPMPHQDAAAQAKAIEDACKHPNDKKKKGYTYVVYRAESKPKTTPPSYYIGRSMGPSTMTPSQIANKRRRGHHRTDIGRPTVICVTTRYAAVRAAEQAHMDDLPAANKILEKPPSKRAGKPQIRALSPKHKRSRDGSYKKCAKAMCGDPPGSCKTCGA, encoded by the coding sequence GTGTCGAACAATGTGTTCGCCAATGGGCGAGAAGTGTCCTGTAAAAAGGCAGATGGGAAATCGATTTGTGAGTTCCCTGATGTCTGTTTTACTCCGCCTGAGAGTCCCGCCACTCCTCCTGGTGTGCCCATTCCCTATCCGAATACGGCTTTTAGCAAAGACACCACATCTGGAAGCAAAACAGTCAAGATTTCAGGGCAGGAGGTCATGCTCAAGAACGAGTCGTATTTTAAGACCTCAACGGGCGATGAAGCCGGCTGTGCAGCAAAGAAGGGAATAATTTCGAGTACGAACAAAGGGAAAGTCTATTTCATCAGCTGGTCGATGGATGTGAAGTTTGAGGGGAAGAATGTCGTCCGACACCTCGACATGACCACACACAATCATGGGAGTCCCATGGCCACTGGTGCAGCACCGATGCCCCATCAAGATGCAGCTGCTCAAGCGAAAGCCATAGAGGACGCTTGCAAGCATCCCAACGATAAAAAGAAGAAGGGGTACACCTATGTTGTCTATAGAGCAGAAAGTAAACCGAAGACTACGCCCCCAAGCTATTATATAGGGCGCTCCATGGGGCCAAGTACAATGACCCCATCACAGATCGCAAACAAACGGAGGCGCGGCCACCATCGCACGGATATAGGGCGTCCGACAGTTATCTGCGTAACTACAAGATATGCTGCCGTTCGAGCGGCTGAGCAAGCTCATATGGATGATCTCCCAGCTGCGAACAAGATCTTGGAAAAGCCACCAAGTAAACGGGCAGGGAAGCCGCAGATTAGGGCCCTTAGCCCCAAACACAAGAGAAGCAGAGACGGGTCATATAAGAAATGTGCAAAGGCAATGTGTGGAGATCCCCCCGGTAGTTGCAAGACTTGCGGGGCATAA
- a CDS encoding type II toxin-antitoxin system prevent-host-death family antitoxin: MTTVRAAQAKSKLRQLMDQTARSHEPIIITDQRTNAVLMSEDDWHAIQETVYLLSIPGMRESIRKGLKTPVSKCAKDLRW, translated from the coding sequence ATGACCACCGTCCGAGCCGCACAGGCCAAGTCCAAATTACGTCAGCTTATGGATCAAACCGCGCGCTCTCACGAACCCATCATCATTACCGATCAACGAACGAATGCCGTGCTGATGTCCGAAGATGATTGGCACGCTATTCAAGAAACAGTGTATCTTCTCTCCATACCTGGCATGCGGGAATCCATTCGGAAAGGTCTGAAAACGCCCGTTTCTAAATGCGCGAAGGACCTTCGCTGGTGA